A single window of Qipengyuania sediminis DNA harbors:
- a CDS encoding DUF4918 family protein, producing MSYFKQIIDFYESFEAPAALPRKVEVHNPYSDRERRAAIHSFYSKYFDDNQPRTHILGINPSKLNSSSTGVHYTDGFALSNFCGINNTFSQSRELTSEFFYNVVARLGGADEFFSTNFPWAMMPVSVTDGGLYKNYYEDDLSTQLEPILVRNVHWIASLPSNGRLIILGIGENKKYFERLDGTPFGYTDVRFLPHPRWVLQYNRANIEKYLDQYLDALG from the coding sequence ATGTCGTACTTCAAGCAGATCATTGATTTTTATGAATCTTTTGAAGCACCCGCGGCTCTTCCGAGAAAGGTTGAGGTTCATAACCCTTATTCAGATCGCGAACGGCGTGCAGCGATCCACTCGTTTTATTCTAAGTATTTTGACGATAATCAGCCGAGGACACACATTCTGGGTATCAATCCCAGCAAGCTCAATTCATCCTCAACTGGCGTTCATTATACTGATGGATTTGCGCTCTCCAATTTCTGCGGTATCAATAATACATTTTCCCAATCGCGCGAGCTTACATCTGAGTTTTTTTACAATGTCGTTGCGCGTTTGGGCGGCGCCGACGAGTTTTTCTCGACGAACTTCCCTTGGGCGATGATGCCCGTTTCGGTAACGGATGGAGGTTTATATAAGAATTACTATGAGGACGATCTTTCGACCCAGCTTGAGCCAATCCTCGTCCGTAACGTTCACTGGATTGCTAGTCTTCCGTCAAATGGACGATTAATCATACTTGGAATTGGAGAGAACAAGAAATACTTTGAAAGGTTAGACGGCACCCCTTTTGGCTATACTGACGTGAGGTTTCTCCCACATCCACGATGGGTATTGCAGTATAATCGCGCAAACATTGAAAAATACCTCGATCAATACCTTGACGCCCTGGGCTAA
- the uvrA gene encoding excinuclease ABC subunit UvrA, giving the protein MALTTISVRGAREHNLKGIDIDLPRDSLIVITGLSGSGKSSLAFDTIYAEGQRRYVESLSAYARQFLEMMQKPDVEHIDGLSPAISIEQKTTSRNPRSTVATVTEIYDYMRLLWARVGVPYSPATGLPIEAQTVSTMVDRVMELPEGTRAYLLAPVVRSRKGEYRRELAEWQKAGYTRVRIDGEFYAIEDAPALDKKLKHDIEVVVDRIAVKPGLETRLADSFEQALKLAEGLAYVDLADGVVPGRESEGAAGGAMKGAGLPPNRIVFSEKFACPVSGFTLEDVEPRLFSFNAPQGACATCDGIGEKLLFDPQLVVPNEALSLKKGAVVPWAKSNPPSPYYMQVLASLAKEYGFSLDTPWEELGEEAHYVILHGTRGKRVPLTFKDGRKEYTVHKPFEGVIGNLGRRMLQTESAWMREELGKYQTAQPCETCHGKRLNEKALSVKVAMTDIAAPTAMSVNAAKNWFLALPEKLTDTQNQIARAILKEINERLGFLDNVGLDYLNLDRTSGTLSGGESQRIRLASQIGSGLSGVLYVLDEPSIGLHQRDNDRLLETLKRLRDLGNTVIVVEHDEDAIRAADHVVDLGPGAGVHGGEVVAQGTLKQVLKSKQSLTAAYLNGTREIPIPATRRKGNGKKLTVHGARANNLNNVTASIPLGTFTCITGVSGSGKSSFTIDTLYAAAARQLNGARVIAGAHDKVTGLEYCDKVIEIDQSPIGRTPRSNPATYTGAFTQIRDWFAGLPEAQARGYKSGRFSFNVKGGRCEACQGDGLIKIEMHFLPDVYVTCEECHGRRYNRETLEVKFKGLSIADVLDMTIEDAEGFFKAVPPIRDKMHMLNEVGLGYVKVGQQATTLSGGEAQRVKLAKELSRRSTGQTLYILDEPTTGLHFEDVRKLLEVVQRLVDQGNSVVVIEHNLDVIKTADWIVDLGPEGGVRGGEVVAAGTPEQVVKEPGSFTGQYLAPLLTRAPVKTKREPEPAK; this is encoded by the coding sequence ATGGCCCTCACGACAATCTCCGTCCGCGGTGCGCGCGAGCATAATCTCAAGGGCATCGATATCGACCTGCCGCGCGACAGCCTGATCGTCATCACCGGGCTTTCGGGCAGCGGCAAATCGTCCCTCGCCTTCGACACCATCTATGCCGAGGGGCAGCGGCGCTATGTCGAGAGCCTGTCGGCCTATGCGCGTCAGTTCCTGGAAATGATGCAGAAGCCCGATGTCGAGCATATCGATGGGCTCAGCCCCGCGATCTCGATCGAGCAGAAGACCACCAGCCGCAACCCGCGCTCGACCGTGGCGACCGTCACCGAGATCTACGACTACATGCGCCTGCTGTGGGCGCGCGTCGGCGTGCCCTACAGCCCCGCGACCGGCCTGCCGATCGAGGCGCAAACCGTCTCCACCATGGTCGACCGCGTGATGGAGTTGCCCGAGGGGACGCGCGCCTACCTCCTCGCCCCCGTGGTGCGCAGCCGCAAGGGCGAATACCGGCGCGAGCTCGCCGAATGGCAGAAGGCGGGCTACACCCGCGTGCGGATCGACGGCGAATTCTATGCGATCGAGGACGCGCCCGCGCTCGACAAGAAGCTGAAGCACGACATCGAGGTGGTGGTCGATCGCATCGCGGTGAAGCCGGGGCTGGAGACGCGCCTCGCCGACAGCTTCGAGCAGGCGCTGAAGCTCGCCGAAGGGCTGGCTTATGTCGATCTGGCGGATGGGGTGGTGCCGGGCCGCGAGAGCGAAGGCGCCGCGGGCGGGGCGATGAAGGGCGCGGGCCTGCCCCCCAACCGCATCGTCTTCAGCGAGAAATTCGCCTGCCCGGTCAGCGGCTTCACGCTCGAGGATGTCGAGCCGCGGCTGTTCAGCTTCAACGCGCCGCAGGGCGCCTGCGCCACCTGCGACGGGATCGGCGAAAAGCTGCTGTTCGATCCGCAGCTCGTGGTCCCGAACGAGGCGCTGAGTCTCAAGAAGGGCGCGGTCGTGCCGTGGGCCAAGAGCAATCCGCCGAGCCCCTATTACATGCAGGTGCTCGCCAGCCTCGCGAAGGAATACGGCTTCAGCCTCGACACCCCGTGGGAGGAGCTGGGCGAGGAGGCGCACTACGTCATCCTCCACGGCACCCGCGGCAAGCGCGTGCCGCTGACCTTCAAGGACGGGCGCAAGGAATACACCGTCCACAAGCCCTTCGAAGGGGTGATCGGCAACTTAGGCCGCCGGATGCTGCAGACCGAAAGCGCGTGGATGCGCGAGGAGCTGGGCAAGTACCAGACCGCGCAGCCGTGCGAGACCTGCCACGGCAAGCGCCTCAACGAGAAGGCGCTTTCCGTGAAGGTGGCGATGACCGACATCGCCGCGCCCACCGCGATGAGCGTCAACGCGGCGAAGAACTGGTTCCTCGCGCTGCCGGAAAAGCTCACCGATACGCAGAACCAGATCGCGCGCGCCATCCTGAAAGAGATCAACGAGCGTCTGGGGTTCCTCGACAACGTCGGGCTCGACTACCTCAACCTCGACCGCACCTCGGGCACGCTGTCAGGCGGCGAGAGCCAGCGCATCCGCCTCGCCAGCCAGATCGGCAGCGGGCTCTCGGGCGTGCTCTATGTGCTCGACGAGCCCTCGATCGGCCTACACCAGCGTGACAACGACCGGTTGCTCGAGACCTTGAAGCGTCTGCGCGATCTGGGCAACACGGTGATCGTGGTCGAGCATGACGAGGACGCGATCCGCGCCGCCGACCATGTGGTGGATCTCGGCCCCGGCGCCGGCGTCCACGGGGGCGAGGTGGTGGCGCAGGGTACGCTAAAGCAGGTGCTCAAATCGAAGCAGAGCCTCACCGCCGCCTATTTGAACGGCACGCGCGAGATCCCGATCCCCGCCACCCGGCGCAAGGGCAACGGCAAGAAGCTCACCGTCCACGGCGCGCGCGCGAACAACCTCAACAACGTCACCGCCAGCATCCCGCTCGGCACCTTCACCTGCATCACCGGCGTCAGCGGCTCGGGCAAGTCGAGCTTCACCATCGACACGCTCTACGCCGCCGCGGCGCGGCAATTGAACGGCGCGCGGGTGATCGCGGGCGCGCACGACAAGGTGACGGGCCTCGAATATTGCGACAAGGTGATCGAGATCGACCAGTCGCCGATCGGCCGCACCCCGCGCTCCAACCCCGCCACCTACACCGGCGCCTTCACCCAGATCCGCGACTGGTTCGCCGGCCTGCCGGAGGCGCAGGCGCGCGGCTACAAGTCCGGCCGCTTCAGCTTCAACGTCAAGGGCGGGCGGTGCGAGGCGTGCCAGGGCGACGGGCTGATCAAGATCGAGATGCACTTCCTCCCCGACGTCTACGTCACCTGCGAGGAATGCCACGGCCGCCGCTACAACCGCGAGACGCTGGAGGTGAAGTTCAAGGGCCTCAGCATCGCCGACGTGCTCGACATGACGATCGAGGACGCGGAGGGCTTCTTCAAGGCCGTCCCCCCCATCCGCGACAAAATGCACATGCTGAACGAGGTGGGCCTCGGCTACGTCAAGGTCGGCCAGCAGGCGACCACGCTCAGCGGCGGCGAGGCGCAGCGGGTGAAGCTCGCCAAGGAGCTCAGCCGCCGCAGCACCGGCCAGACGCTCTACATCCTCGACGAGCCCACCACCGGCCTGCACTTCGAGGACGTCCGCAAGCTGCTCGAAGTGGTGCAGCGGCTGGTGGACCAGGGGAATTCGGTGGTGGTGATCGAGCACAACCTCGACGTGATCAAGACGGCGGACTGGATCGTGGACCTTGGGCCCGAGGGCGGCGTCAGGGGCGGGGAGGTGGTCGCGGCGGGCACGCCCGAACAAGTGGTCAAGGAGCCGGGCAGCTTCACCGGCCAATACCTCGCCCCGCTCCTGACCCGGGCCCCGGTAAAGACCAAACGCGAACCGGAACCCGCTAAGTGA
- a CDS encoding PepSY-associated TM helix domain-containing protein has product MSARAIRIWYLVHKWSSLVPMAFLLMLCVTGLPLIFHDEIDALAGNDYEAALKGSPSATSGRSLDAMLAAALVDRPGEVPLFMAFSQDSPLLTVTTGPRPDADAGEMTLLFFDRATGAALGPAPSGGVMDTILALHTDMLLGLPGMLFLGVMGTGFVISLVSGTVLYAPFMRRLPFATLRSNGSKRVARLDQHNLVGIVVLSWMLVVGLTGVINAFADPLTESWQDGELAAMTRAHAGAPPLPPARYGSLDTAMASARAALPGRSPQFIGFPGGAWSSAHHYAIFFKGDRPLTSHLLTPALVDAETGRLTDARDLPALNQALMMSKPLHFGDYGGLPLKLIWAAMTLATIHVLWTGLALWLRRRPHDAKAERIAATAR; this is encoded by the coding sequence ATGTCGGCAAGAGCCATCCGCATCTGGTACCTCGTACACAAGTGGTCGAGCCTCGTGCCGATGGCCTTCCTGCTGATGCTGTGCGTCACCGGACTGCCGCTGATCTTTCACGACGAGATCGATGCACTCGCGGGCAATGACTACGAAGCCGCGCTGAAGGGTTCGCCATCGGCCACATCCGGCCGGTCGCTCGATGCGATGCTCGCCGCCGCCTTGGTGGATCGGCCGGGCGAGGTGCCGCTGTTCATGGCGTTCAGTCAGGACAGCCCGCTGCTGACCGTCACCACCGGCCCCCGCCCCGATGCGGATGCGGGCGAGATGACGCTGCTATTCTTCGATCGCGCGACGGGCGCCGCGCTCGGCCCTGCACCTTCGGGCGGAGTCATGGATACGATCCTGGCATTGCATACCGACATGCTGCTGGGCCTTCCCGGTATGCTCTTTCTGGGCGTGATGGGGACGGGCTTCGTGATCTCGCTGGTGTCGGGCACGGTGCTTTACGCGCCCTTCATGCGCCGCCTGCCCTTCGCCACGCTGCGCAGCAATGGCAGTAAGCGGGTGGCGCGGCTCGACCAGCACAATCTGGTCGGCATCGTCGTTCTGAGCTGGATGCTGGTCGTGGGGCTGACCGGCGTGATCAACGCCTTCGCCGACCCGCTGACGGAAAGCTGGCAGGACGGCGAGCTGGCGGCGATGACCCGGGCCCATGCCGGCGCCCCCCCGCTGCCGCCCGCCCGCTATGGGTCGCTCGACACCGCCATGGCCAGTGCGCGCGCCGCCCTGCCCGGCCGGTCGCCGCAGTTCATCGGCTTTCCCGGCGGGGCGTGGAGCAGCGCGCACCACTACGCGATCTTCTTTAAGGGCGACCGACCGCTTACCAGCCATCTGCTGACACCCGCGCTGGTCGATGCGGAGACGGGGCGGCTGACCGATGCACGCGATCTGCCCGCGCTCAACCAGGCGCTGATGATGTCCAAGCCGTTGCATTTCGGCGATTACGGCGGGCTGCCGCTGAAGCTGATCTGGGCGGCGATGACGCTGGCGACGATCCATGTGCTGTGGACCGGCCTGGCGCTTTGGCTGCGCCGCCGGCCCCATGACGCGAAGGCCGAGCGCATCGCGGCGACAGCCCGATGA
- a CDS encoding TonB-dependent receptor produces MIRSPLNASFLAIAAAAPAPAPLWAQEREPIPDSGVIVVTAQAENATNVTNGGSAGVLGDKPAEDLPFSLRAYDETLILNQQPLTLGEVLENDPTIRASYGFGNAAELFVIRGFPLFGDDVGLNGLYGIAPRQLIAPELFSSVQVLNGSSAFLNGAAPGGSGLGGSVNLLLKRAEMRPLTRATLGYQQSGHVSGSFDVGRRYGANGEWGLRVNGAWREGEVAIEREDRRTRVIGTGLDYRGPAFRAALDLAYQDVRVDRLRPKVTIGAAIPAVPESDANYAQDYTVTNLRDVFGALSLEYDLADNALFYARAGARDGSEEGVYGGITVIDAATGGATGTALYVPATANNEAVEAGLRVRLGSAVTQEINFGGNASWQVFRTAFDFLGGFTPFATNLYDTPQLSQPPTGFVGGDLADPDPVTRTRLASAFVSDTLGFFGDRILLTGGLRLQDIRQRNTNYDGTPGAIYDESAVTPVIGLVVKPVSGLSLYANRIEALQQGPTAPIDALVSNPGETLPPRVSVQYEIGGKLRLGRIFAGLALYRIDRPGEGLLPDGEFGYVGDQRHEGLEITVNGDLAPGLRLISGLAYTDTELAGRAVAGVPEWTANADVEWDLPFAPGLTLTGRVVHTGEQWANAANTLRLEPWTRFDLGARHVFAAGDVPVTLRLTVDNVADERYWASAFDTFSAALLQGQPRTVKASISADF; encoded by the coding sequence ATGATCCGCTCCCCCCTTAATGCCTCCTTCCTTGCCATCGCCGCCGCCGCGCCCGCGCCCGCGCCGCTGTGGGCGCAGGAGCGGGAGCCAATCCCGGATAGCGGGGTGATCGTGGTCACCGCGCAGGCGGAGAATGCGACGAACGTCACCAATGGCGGCAGCGCGGGCGTATTGGGCGACAAGCCGGCCGAGGACCTGCCCTTCTCCCTGCGCGCCTACGACGAGACGCTGATCCTCAATCAGCAGCCGCTGACGCTCGGCGAGGTACTGGAGAACGACCCCACGATCCGCGCCAGCTATGGCTTCGGCAATGCGGCCGAGCTGTTCGTGATCCGCGGCTTCCCGCTATTCGGCGACGATGTCGGCCTGAACGGGCTTTACGGCATCGCCCCGCGCCAGCTGATCGCCCCCGAATTGTTTTCGAGCGTTCAGGTGCTCAACGGCTCGAGCGCGTTCCTCAACGGCGCCGCGCCGGGTGGGTCGGGTCTCGGCGGCAGCGTCAACCTGCTGCTCAAGCGCGCCGAGATGCGCCCGCTCACCCGCGCGACGCTGGGCTATCAGCAAAGCGGCCATGTCAGCGGCAGCTTCGATGTCGGCCGCCGCTACGGCGCGAATGGCGAATGGGGATTGCGCGTCAACGGCGCCTGGCGCGAAGGCGAGGTGGCGATCGAGCGCGAGGATCGTCGCACCCGCGTGATCGGCACGGGGCTCGATTACCGCGGGCCCGCTTTCCGCGCCGCGCTCGACCTCGCCTACCAGGACGTGCGCGTGGATCGCCTGCGGCCCAAGGTGACGATCGGCGCGGCCATCCCCGCGGTTCCCGAAAGCGACGCCAATTACGCCCAGGACTATACCGTCACCAATTTGCGCGATGTCTTCGGCGCGCTCAGCCTGGAATACGATCTGGCGGACAACGCGCTGTTCTATGCCCGGGCCGGCGCGCGCGACGGGAGCGAGGAAGGCGTTTACGGCGGCATAACGGTCATCGATGCGGCGACCGGCGGCGCCACCGGCACCGCGCTGTACGTGCCTGCGACGGCCAATAACGAGGCGGTCGAGGCGGGGCTGCGCGTCAGGCTCGGCAGCGCGGTTACCCAGGAAATCAATTTCGGCGGCAACGCGAGCTGGCAGGTGTTCCGTACCGCATTCGACTTTCTGGGCGGGTTCACGCCTTTCGCCACCAATCTCTATGATACCCCGCAGCTTTCGCAGCCGCCGACCGGTTTCGTCGGGGGCGATCTGGCCGATCCCGATCCGGTCACACGCACCCGGCTCGCGAGCGCTTTTGTGTCGGACACCTTAGGCTTCTTCGGCGATCGCATACTTCTGACCGGCGGCCTGCGCCTGCAGGACATCCGGCAGCGGAATACCAATTACGACGGCACGCCCGGCGCGATCTACGACGAAAGCGCGGTGACGCCGGTGATCGGCCTGGTGGTCAAGCCGGTCTCGGGCCTTTCGCTCTACGCCAATCGCATCGAGGCCCTGCAGCAGGGCCCGACCGCGCCGATCGATGCCCTGGTCAGCAATCCGGGCGAAACCCTGCCGCCGCGCGTCTCCGTGCAATACGAGATCGGCGGCAAGCTGCGCCTCGGTCGAATATTCGCCGGCCTGGCGCTCTATCGCATCGATCGGCCGGGCGAGGGGCTGCTGCCCGATGGCGAATTCGGGTATGTCGGCGACCAGCGGCATGAAGGTCTGGAGATTACGGTAAACGGCGATCTTGCGCCCGGCCTGCGGCTTATATCGGGCCTCGCTTATACCGATACCGAGCTTGCGGGTCGCGCGGTCGCGGGCGTGCCCGAATGGACCGCCAATGCCGACGTCGAATGGGACCTGCCCTTCGCGCCGGGCCTCACGCTGACCGGGCGGGTGGTCCACACCGGCGAGCAATGGGCGAATGCGGCGAACACGCTGCGGCTCGAGCCGTGGACGCGCTTCGACCTCGGCGCGCGCCATGTCTTCGCGGCCGGCGACGTGCCGGTGACGCTGCGCCTGACGGTCGATAACGTGGCGGACGAACGCTATTGGGCGTCGGCTTTCGACACGTTCTCCGCCGCGCTGCTGCAGGGCCAGCCGCGCACGGTGAAGGCCTCGATTTCGGCGGATTTCTGA
- a CDS encoding M3 family metallopeptidase yields the protein MKAPLLAASALAAVSLAGCATMAADSVDSVSATADVPAAAAPAIPQGTGYFAADSALPFHAPDFTKVSEADYVPAFEQGMAIQRAEVAAITANPAAPSFENTIVALENSGKLLGRVGRVFYALTGANTTPALDAIDKQMSPRLAAHSDAINLDPALFARVKAVHDGRAAAGLSGEDLRLTERTYEEMVHAGAMLTPEQRERVKAINGELSTLATQFGQDLREATVAGAVFVTDKAELKGLSEADIAGAAKLAADRGKPGQWAIALQNTTQQPLLPMLENRALRERLFEASLHRADGKANPAHDTRLLLARIATLRAEKAALFGNPDWASYAMWDRMAKTPKTALDFMNRMVPALAATQRTDAAALNAQIRKEGGRFAVQPWDWYRFANKVKAERFSLDEDKMMEYFQIDKVLEDGVFYMANQLYGLTFAKRTDLPVYHPDVTTYTVKDKDGSDLGLFYFDPYQRPSKRGGAWMSNFVEQSHLTGNKPVIYNVLNIPKAAEGSPQLVSFDNVTTMFHEFGHALHGFFADQKYESLSGTATARDFVEYPSQVHEMWATDPRVLANYAKHYKTGQTIPAAMIAKMEEAGKFNQGYDFGEVVEAALLDMKWHALTPAQAAAIDTPEEVDAFEAKALSETGLEVGLIPPRYRSTYFNHIFSDPEGYSAGYYSYLWTQMLDHDSRKWFRDNGGLTRANGDHYRATVLSRGGTMDYFEMYRNFAGREPDIQPLLEARGLMGGEGTK from the coding sequence ATGAAAGCCCCCCTGCTCGCCGCCTCGGCCCTTGCCGCCGTCAGCCTCGCCGGATGCGCCACGATGGCTGCTGACAGCGTGGACAGCGTGTCCGCGACGGCCGATGTCCCCGCCGCCGCCGCGCCCGCCATCCCGCAGGGGACGGGCTATTTCGCGGCTGACAGCGCGCTGCCCTTCCACGCGCCGGACTTCACCAAGGTCTCCGAAGCCGACTACGTCCCCGCCTTCGAACAGGGCATGGCGATCCAGCGCGCCGAAGTGGCGGCAATCACCGCCAATCCGGCCGCGCCCTCGTTCGAGAACACGATCGTCGCGCTCGAGAATTCGGGTAAGTTGCTGGGGCGGGTCGGCCGCGTGTTCTATGCGCTGACGGGCGCCAACACCACGCCCGCGCTCGATGCGATCGACAAGCAGATGAGCCCGCGCCTTGCCGCGCACAGCGATGCGATCAATCTCGACCCCGCGCTCTTCGCCAGGGTCAAGGCGGTCCATGACGGGCGCGCGGCGGCCGGGCTCTCGGGCGAGGACCTGCGGCTGACCGAGCGCACCTATGAGGAAATGGTCCACGCCGGCGCGATGCTGACCCCCGAACAGCGCGAGCGGGTGAAGGCGATCAACGGCGAGCTGTCGACGCTGGCCACCCAGTTCGGCCAGGACCTGCGCGAAGCGACTGTCGCAGGTGCGGTCTTCGTCACCGACAAGGCGGAGCTGAAGGGGCTGAGCGAAGCCGATATCGCTGGCGCGGCGAAGCTGGCGGCTGACCGGGGCAAGCCCGGCCAGTGGGCGATCGCGCTGCAGAACACGACGCAGCAGCCGCTGCTCCCCATGCTTGAAAACCGCGCGCTTCGCGAACGGCTGTTCGAGGCGAGCCTCCACCGTGCCGATGGCAAGGCGAACCCCGCGCACGACACCCGCCTGCTGCTCGCCCGGATCGCGACGCTGCGCGCCGAGAAGGCGGCGCTGTTCGGAAATCCCGACTGGGCGAGCTACGCCATGTGGGACCGCATGGCGAAGACGCCCAAGACCGCGCTCGATTTCATGAACCGCATGGTCCCCGCGCTCGCCGCCACGCAGCGCACCGACGCCGCCGCGCTCAACGCGCAGATCCGCAAGGAAGGCGGCCGTTTCGCGGTGCAGCCTTGGGACTGGTACCGTTTCGCCAACAAGGTGAAGGCGGAACGCTTCAGCCTCGATGAAGACAAGATGATGGAATACTTCCAGATCGACAAGGTTCTGGAAGACGGCGTCTTCTACATGGCGAACCAGCTTTACGGGCTGACCTTCGCCAAGCGCACCGATCTGCCCGTCTATCACCCGGACGTGACCACCTATACGGTGAAGGACAAGGACGGCAGCGATCTCGGCCTGTTCTATTTCGATCCCTACCAGCGCCCGAGCAAGCGCGGCGGCGCGTGGATGTCGAACTTCGTCGAACAAAGCCATCTGACCGGCAACAAGCCGGTGATCTACAATGTGCTCAATATCCCCAAGGCGGCCGAAGGCTCGCCCCAGCTCGTCTCCTTCGACAATGTCACCACCATGTTCCACGAATTCGGCCACGCGCTGCACGGCTTCTTCGCGGACCAGAAGTACGAAAGCCTGTCGGGCACCGCGACCGCGCGCGATTTCGTCGAATATCCGAGCCAGGTGCACGAGATGTGGGCGACCGATCCCAGGGTGCTGGCAAACTACGCCAAGCACTACAAGACGGGGCAGACCATCCCGGCGGCGATGATCGCCAAGATGGAAGAGGCGGGCAAGTTCAATCAGGGCTACGACTTCGGCGAGGTGGTGGAAGCGGCGCTGCTCGACATGAAGTGGCACGCGCTGACCCCGGCCCAGGCGGCGGCGATCGACACGCCGGAAGAGGTCGACGCCTTCGAAGCCAAGGCGCTGAGCGAGACGGGGCTCGAGGTGGGGCTGATCCCGCCGCGCTACCGCTCGACCTATTTCAACCACATCTTCAGCGATCCCGAGGGCTATTCCGCGGGCTATTACAGCTATTTGTGGACGCAGATGCTCGATCACGACAGCCGCAAGTGGTTCCGCGACAACGGCGGCCTGACCCGGGCCAACGGCGATCACTATCGCGCGACGGTGCTGAGCCGCGGCGGGACGATGGACTATTTCGAGATGTACCGGAACTTCGCGGGTCGCGAGCCGGACATCCAGCCCTTGCTCGAAGCGCGCGGGCTGATGGGGGGCGAGGGGACGAAGTAG
- a CDS encoding ABC transporter ATP-binding protein, giving the protein MTLEACGVAVPGRLAGIWLAFAPGTITAICGPNGAGKSSLLEGLAGLLTPRTGEVRLDGAPLAAMTPRARGRAIGYLPQNGEIAWDVNVRSLVALGRMPYRDDDSRAVEAALRALDLSMLAERRAQALSGGERARVLLARVLAGEPAWILADEPLAALDLAHQLALLSHLRRAAAGGTGVVLVLHDLALAMNHADWVVVLDRGAVAADGAPGDALAPDVIARVWGVPARWLGERHAQALVAG; this is encoded by the coding sequence GTGACGCTTGAGGCGTGCGGGGTAGCTGTGCCGGGTCGGCTTGCAGGCATCTGGCTTGCTTTCGCGCCCGGCACCATCACAGCAATCTGCGGGCCCAACGGGGCGGGGAAATCGAGCCTGCTCGAAGGCCTTGCCGGGCTCCTTACGCCTCGCACGGGTGAGGTGCGCCTGGATGGTGCGCCGCTCGCCGCCATGACGCCGCGCGCGCGGGGGCGGGCGATCGGCTATCTGCCCCAGAACGGCGAGATCGCCTGGGACGTGAACGTGCGTAGCCTCGTCGCGCTTGGGCGGATGCCCTATCGCGATGACGACTCGCGTGCCGTGGAGGCGGCGTTGCGGGCGCTGGACCTGTCGATGCTCGCTGAGCGCCGGGCACAGGCGCTATCGGGCGGGGAGAGGGCGCGGGTGCTGCTCGCGCGGGTGCTGGCCGGGGAGCCCGCCTGGATCCTTGCCGACGAACCGCTCGCCGCGCTCGATCTCGCGCATCAGCTCGCTCTTCTATCGCATCTCCGCCGCGCCGCCGCGGGGGGAACAGGGGTCGTGCTGGTGCTGCACGATCTGGCGCTGGCGATGAACCATGCGGACTGGGTCGTCGTGCTCGACCGCGGGGCGGTGGCGGCGGACGGCGCGCCCGGCGACGCGCTCGCGCCCGATGTCATCGCCCGCGTCTGGGGCGTGCCGGCCCGCTGGCTGGGCGAGCGGCACGCGCAGGCACTGGTCGCGGGCTAA
- a CDS encoding FecCD family ABC transporter permease, with protein sequence MTRTVALLLALLALAFPLSLLAGRVWIEPWATPNAALILAELRLPRSLLAMIAGAGLGAAGAAMQGYLRNPLADPGLFGIGPGAALGAVASLWLGYTASVWVLPLFALLGAGAAMALLAAIAGRTGGVALFTLAGLMVASLAGALTALAVSLAPNAFAMETIVMWLNGALTDRGWAEVWIAAPLVFAGLGLLRVAGPSLDALTLGDAVARSLGIDQRGLLWLLIGGTALTVGAITSVAGIIGFVGLIVPHLVRPFTDRRPSGLILPSALGGALLVLVADSAVRVSPLMTELRLGIALSLLGAPFFLWLLVRMRRGLA encoded by the coding sequence CCGTCGCTCTCCTCCTCGCTCTTCTCGCCCTTGCCTTCCCGCTGAGTCTGCTCGCCGGTCGGGTGTGGATCGAGCCTTGGGCAACCCCCAACGCAGCGCTCATCCTTGCCGAGCTGCGCCTGCCGCGCAGCCTGCTTGCGATGATCGCCGGGGCGGGGCTCGGCGCGGCGGGAGCGGCGATGCAGGGTTATCTGCGCAACCCGCTCGCCGATCCGGGCCTGTTCGGGATCGGGCCGGGGGCGGCTTTGGGCGCGGTCGCCTCGCTGTGGCTGGGTTACACCGCAAGCGTCTGGGTGCTACCGCTTTTCGCCTTGCTTGGTGCGGGCGCGGCCATGGCGCTGCTCGCCGCGATTGCCGGGCGGACCGGCGGCGTCGCGCTCTTCACGCTCGCGGGACTGATGGTGGCGAGCCTCGCCGGCGCGCTCACTGCGCTCGCGGTCAGCCTTGCACCCAACGCCTTCGCGATGGAGACCATCGTAATGTGGCTCAATGGCGCGCTGACGGATCGCGGCTGGGCGGAGGTGTGGATCGCCGCGCCACTCGTCTTCGCGGGCCTGGGGCTGCTACGCGTCGCGGGTCCTTCTCTCGACGCGCTAACGCTCGGCGATGCGGTTGCGCGCTCGCTCGGCATCGACCAGCGCGGCCTGTTGTGGCTGCTGATCGGCGGAACCGCGCTGACGGTGGGTGCCATCACTTCGGTGGCGGGGATCATCGGCTTCGTCGGGCTGATCGTGCCGCATCTCGTGCGCCCCTTCACCGACCGCCGCCCTTCGGGGCTGATCCTGCCAAGCGCGCTCGGCGGCGCGCTGCTGGTGCTGGTCGCGGACAGCGCGGTGCGGGTGTCGCCGCTGATGACCGAGCTCCGCCTCGGCATCGCGCTGAGTCTCCTCGGCGCACCCTTCTTCCTGTGGCTGCTCGTGCGAATGCGGCGGGGGCTCGCGTGA